From the Lolium rigidum isolate FL_2022 chromosome 2, APGP_CSIRO_Lrig_0.1, whole genome shotgun sequence genome, one window contains:
- the LOC124689688 gene encoding BTB/POZ and MATH domain-containing protein 2-like codes for MENVTASTHRLSAITGVHLFKIAGHSLIKRNDIMIESNLFRVGGHNWAIEYYPYGTKKAARQHTSVFLHLKDASEVRANFSFCLQDPALPSTGEKLKRNCTTHDFKPCSGWGFAKFISINDLAASGCLKDDCLVIKCNIEVITADRFEGLGQVPTIVIPPSELCLNIGDLLENGLKADLTVKIGWFKRFKVHGCVLAARSSVFRAQLCGSMMESRRSSISIKDMDARIFEALLYYMYKDSLPAFMDDRTQEAANMTVHLLVAADRYAIERLKVICESKLSKLIDVNTVASTLDFAERYHCQQLKDCCVRYMVHNGERCRAIMETKGFMELRENHKSLAREVIDKAFGT; via the coding sequence atggagaacGTGACAGCCTCGACGCACCGCTTGTCGGCCATCACCGGCGTCCACCTGTTCAAGATCGCCGGGCACTCCCTAATCAAAAGGAACGATATCATGATCGAGTCCAACCTGTTCCGTGTGGGAGGGCACAACTGGGCGATCGAGTACTACCCCTACGGTACCAAGAAAGCCGCCAGACAGCATACCTCGGTGTTCCTCCACTTGAAAGACGCCAGCGAGGTGAGGGCCAACTTCTCGTTCTGCCTCCAAGACCCCGCGCTGCCGTCGACGGGGGAGAAGCTCAAACGCAACTGCACCACGCATGACTTCAAGCCATGTTCGGGATGGGGTTTCGCCAAGTTCATAAGTATAAATGACCTGGCCGCCTCCGGCTGCCTCAAGGACGATTGCCTCGTGATAAAGTGCAACATCGAGGTCATTACCGCCGATCGATTTGAGGGCCTGGGACAAGTCCCCACCATCGTCATCCCACCCTCCGAACTGTGCCTGAATATCGGGGACCTCCTTGAGAACGGCCTGAAAGCAGACTTGACCGTCAAGATCGGCTGGTTCAAGAGGTTCAAGGTGCACGGATGCGTGCTGGCCGCGCGATCGTCGGTCTTCCGTGCGCAGCTGTGCGGCTCCATGATGGAGAGCAGGCGAAGCAGTATCAGCATCAAGGACATGGACGCCAGGATTTTTGAAGCCCTGTTGTATTACATGTACAAGGACTCACTGCCGGCGTTCATGGATGACCGCACCCAAGAGGCTGCAAACATGACGGTGCATTTGCTCGTCGCGGCTGATCGCTACGCCATAGAAAGACTGAAAGTTATTTGCGAGAGTAAGCTGAGCAAGCTGATAGATGTCAACACAGTGGCTTCTACTCTTGATTTTGCCGAGCGATACCACTGCCAGCAACTCAAGGATTGTTGTGTTAGGTATATGGTACACAACGGAGAACGGTGCAGAGCTATCATGGAGACCAAAGGTTTCATGGAACTAAGGGAAAATCACAAATCCCTCGCGCGTGAGGTTATTGACAAAGCTTTTGGTACTTAA
- the LOC124691716 gene encoding 50S ribosomal protein L3, chloroplastic-like: MAMAAASLGGALGFLTPRRRSISFAAPGGARRRPPLAVVRAASYEAGVGVMATKVGMMTYFDPSNGKPVPVTVVGFRDGGNVVTQVKTAATDGYDSVQVGYHGVREDKLTRPELGHLGKAGAPALRHLQEFRLVAVDAFDPGQELEFNELFKEGDLVDVSAKSIGKGFQGGIKRHNFKRGLMTHGSKSHRALGSIGAGTTPGRVYKGKKMPGRMGGKKTKIRKLKIVRIDNDLKVVMIKGAIPGKQGNLLRITPAKIVGKNIPKS, from the exons ATGGCCATGGCGGCCGCGAGCCTCGGCGGCGCACTGGGCTTCCTCACCCCACGCCGCCGCAGCATATCCTTCGCCGCTCCCGGAGGAgcgcggaggaggccgccgctGGCGGTGGTGCGGGCGGCCTCGTACGAGGCGGGCGTCGGGGTGATGGCGACCAAGGTGGGGATGATGACCTACTTCGACCCGTCCAATGGGAAGCCCGTGCCGGTCACGGTGGTCGGGTTCCGGGACGGCGGGAACGTGGTGACGCAGGTGAAGACAGCCGCCACCGACGGCTACGACTCCGTGCAGGTCGGCTACCACGGCGTGCGCGAGGACAAGCTCACCCGCCCGGAGCTGGGCCACCTCGGCAAGGCGGGCGCGCCGGCTCTGCGCCACCTGCAGGAGTTCCGGCTGGTGGCCGTCGACGCCTTCGACCCCGGCCAGGAGCTCGAGTTCAACGAGCTCTTCAAGGAGGGCGACCTCGTCGACGTCTCCGCCAAATCCATCGGAAAGGGGTTCCAAG gTGGAATTAAGAGGCACAACTTCAAGCGTGGTCTGATGACTCACGGTTCCAAGAGTCACAGAGCCCTAGGTTCGATCGGTGCGGGGACTACCCCGGGGCGGGTCTACAAGGGGAAGAAGATGCCCGGGAGGATGGGTGGAAAGAAGACCAAGATCAGGAAGCTCAAGATCGTCAGAATCGATAACGATCTTAAAGTTGTGATGATCAAGGGAGCCATTCCTGGGAAGCAAGGGAACCTTCTCCGCATCACGCCTGCCAAGATTGTTGGCAAGAACATCCCCAAGAGCTAG